Sequence from the Longimicrobium sp. genome:
AGCGCTCGGGGACCTCGGTCCAGATCACCACCAGGCCGCAGCCGTTGCGCTGGCCCATGAAGCGGCCCGGGATCTCGGTGGGGCCGCGGTACACCTCGATCCCGGCGATGTGCTCCGGGCGGACGAAGGTGTCGATCTCGCTGGCGGGGATCGTGAGCATGTCCACCATCACCCGCGGCACGCAGGTGACGCCGCCGCGCGAGAGCACCAGCGCGTAATGCGTGCCCCCGGTGGGCACGAGCTGCACGCCCGGGACGGTGCGGAAGATGGTGGAGGTCTCGGTCACCACCATGTTCCCGATCTCGTGCCGCGTGAGGAACCGGCCGAAGCCCGTCCGCTCGCGCTGGTAGAAGCCCTCGCGGTCCAGGCGCGCGCTGCGCGCCGGCGTCGAGCGCGCGGTGACGGTGAGCGGGTCCAGCACCACCTCGCTGCTGGAGATGCGCAGCTCGGTCTGCACCGTCTGCCGCCGCTCCACCGGCACCGGGAGCGAGGTGCTGGGCTGGTAGCCCACCCGCCGCGCGCGGATGCGGTACTCGCCCTCGTCGTCCAGCACGATCACGAAGTTGCCCTGCGCGTCGCTGCGGGCGCGGGCGGCCACGCGGTCGTTGGCGCGCAGCGCCTCGACGGTGGCTTCGTTCACGGGCTGGCCGGTGGCGCGGTCCAGCACCTTGCCGGCGATGGTCTGCGCGGCGAGCGGCGCGGCGGCCAGGGTCGCCAGCAGGGCGGGGAGGAGGGTGCGCAGGGACTTCATCGGCTCTTTGGGGGTGACGCTTTTCGGTGACGCCATGCCGCCGCTGCGGGCGGCGGGAGACGCGGCGGAAGCACGACCGGCGCGTTCGCGGGAGCGGCGGAGCGCCTCAGTACTGCGGT
This genomic interval carries:
- a CDS encoding TonB-dependent receptor, whose translation is MKSLRTLLPALLATLAAAPLAAQTIAGKVLDRATGQPVNEATVEALRANDRVAARARSDAQGNFVIVLDDEGEYRIRARRVGYQPSTSLPVPVERRQTVQTELRISSSEVVLDPLTVTARSTPARSARLDREGFYQRERTGFGRFLTRHEIGNMVVTETSTIFRTVPGVQLVPTGGTHYALVLSRGGVTCVPRVMVDMLTIPASEIDTFVRPEHIAGIEVYRGPTEIPGRFMGQRNGCGLVVIWTEVPER